One region of Nitrospira sp. genomic DNA includes:
- the infC gene encoding translation initiation factor IF-3 → MNREIRVREVRVIGPEGEQLGILPTPDALRQAQEGGYDLVEVAPTAAPPVCRIMDYGKYKFELSKKDHQNRRHQKSTQVKEIKLRPRTDKHDLGIKIRQIKEFLADGNKTKVTLTFRGREMANQEMGRSLMSSVIAEMTEIGTIEYAPRMEGRSLIMIVAPKN, encoded by the coding sequence GTGAACCGCGAAATTCGAGTGCGAGAGGTTCGAGTCATCGGTCCGGAAGGAGAGCAACTGGGGATCCTCCCCACGCCAGACGCGTTGCGCCAGGCTCAGGAGGGCGGCTACGACCTCGTGGAGGTCGCTCCCACTGCAGCGCCGCCGGTTTGCCGAATCATGGATTACGGCAAATACAAATTCGAGCTCAGCAAGAAGGACCATCAGAATCGACGTCACCAAAAGTCGACCCAGGTCAAGGAAATCAAGCTTCGGCCACGCACCGATAAGCACGACCTAGGCATCAAGATCCGTCAGATCAAGGAATTTTTGGCTGACGGGAACAAGACCAAGGTCACGTTGACGTTTCGTGGCCGGGAAATGGCCAATCAAGAGATGGGTCGATCACTCATGAGCTCAGTGATCGCCGAAATGACCGAGATTGGAACGATAGAGTATGCCCCGCGCATGGAAGGCCGCAGCCTGATCATGATCGTGGCACCCAAGAATTAG
- the rpmI gene encoding 50S ribosomal protein L35 — translation MKTKAKTHKGAKKRFSRTGSGKLVRRKAGKRHLLSHKKSDQKRRLSGTAVVDATSTLSLNRLLPYN, via the coding sequence ATGAAAACGAAAGCCAAGACACACAAAGGGGCTAAAAAGCGGTTTTCCCGCACCGGAAGCGGCAAGCTTGTCCGACGGAAAGCCGGGAAGCGCCACTTGTTAAGCCATAAGAAAAGCGATCAAAAGCGCCGGTTAAGCGGAACGGCCGTGGTGGATGCGACTTCCACCTTGTCTTTGAACCGCCTCTTGCCGTATAACTAA
- the rplT gene encoding 50S ribosomal protein L20, with product MPRAKGGPKTRARRKKRLKLAKGQYGAKSRLFRSATESVDKGQQYAYDGRKNRKRDFRRLWIARISAAVRAQGLTYGRFINALKKAEILLDRKVLSDMAIKDAAGFEKLVGLAKQHLTPVAA from the coding sequence ATGCCCCGCGCAAAAGGTGGACCGAAAACAAGAGCGAGACGGAAAAAGCGGCTGAAGCTAGCAAAGGGACAGTACGGCGCGAAGAGCCGGTTGTTCCGCTCAGCCACGGAATCAGTTGATAAGGGACAGCAGTACGCCTATGACGGACGAAAGAACCGGAAGCGGGATTTTCGCCGGTTGTGGATTGCGCGCATCAGTGCCGCCGTCCGGGCACAAGGACTGACCTACGGTCGGTTCATCAACGCCCTCAAGAAAGCGGAAATCCTACTGGATCGAAAAGTTCTCTCAGACATGGCGATCAAGGATGCCGCGGGCTTTGAAAAGTTGGTCGGCTTGGCCAAGCAACACTTGACTCCTGTCGCTGCATAA